The Sinorhizobium fredii USDA 257 region GGTATTGCGTTTGCATCCCGCTTCAACTCGTGACGCGGGAGAAACGCCGATGAAGCCACTCGCCATAATGATCGTCCTGGCAACCGCCACGGCGCTTGCATCATGTCAGTCGTCCCCACAGATCCGGCAAGCACCGCAGGCCCGGGCGGGCGGCGTGGAAGGATCCTGGGTGGATCCGAACGGCATTGTCTCCACCTTCGCCGGAGGCACCTTCTCGACGCGCACCACCGACACCAACCAGCTTCTCGCTTCCGGCACCTATGTGAATGTCAGCCCGACCCTCGTCGAGATCAACATGACCTCGCTGGTGCGAAACACCCAGTC contains the following coding sequences:
- the omp10 gene encoding outer membrane lipoprotein Omp10; the protein is MKPLAIMIVLATATALASCQSSPQIRQAPQARAGGVEGSWVDPNGIVSTFAGGTFSTRTTDTNQLLASGTYVNVSPTLVEINMTSLVRNTQSRVNCAMVAPTQLNCTTDAGAQFSLARQG